A single Bacillus sp. HMF5848 DNA region contains:
- a CDS encoding VC0807 family protein, with protein MKKNIVVLDILFYVAIPLLIWNVMREHIGDYYTMLLSSVPAILYTLYRFFVTKQFNVIGIYILATLVISTLIDVLAGSALQLLWNNVYYSISLSLFFLLTMLIKKPLALYFGLEWAEMQGYDRLYSKALYYKRPIFIVFQLITLAFALRSVVYALINTSLIMQYGVEAFDKGIVLKQVLSWVFTIITIFGFMYAGKLINNSPHLVEEVKREIEEQVQ; from the coding sequence ATGAAAAAGAATATAGTGGTGCTTGATATTTTGTTCTATGTCGCAATTCCGTTGCTTATTTGGAATGTTATGCGAGAGCATATTGGAGATTATTATACGATGCTCCTGTCTTCTGTCCCTGCCATATTGTATACATTGTATCGCTTTTTTGTAACTAAACAATTCAATGTTATTGGCATATACATACTTGCAACATTAGTGATCAGCACGCTAATTGATGTGTTGGCTGGTTCAGCGCTTCAACTCTTGTGGAATAATGTTTATTATTCCATTTCATTAAGCCTTTTTTTTCTTTTAACGATGTTGATAAAAAAGCCACTTGCACTCTACTTCGGATTGGAGTGGGCAGAGATGCAAGGCTATGATAGATTGTATAGCAAGGCTCTATATTATAAACGCCCTATTTTCATAGTATTTCAGCTGATTACGTTAGCCTTTGCGTTGAGAAGTGTGGTATATGCACTTATTAATACGTCACTCATTATGCAGTACGGTGTAGAAGCGTTTGATAAAGGCATTGTATTAAAGCAGGTGTTGAGTTGGGTTTTTACGATTATTACAATTTTTGGTTTTATGTATGCGGGAAAGCTTATTAACAACTCACCACATTTGGTAGAGGAAGTGAAGCGGGAGATAGAAGAGCAGGTTCAGTAA
- a CDS encoding AI-2E family transporter, with product MWFKHPFFKYATGVALVLFIIYLLGKNQFAILPVLDFIRILLFPLLIAGFLFYILKPVVRLLTKFNFISRTLAILIVFSIMIGAIMFGGMTLGVTVDEQFSQFLEKIPTFIEENEKQTKQIIQDNNFGLFSYEQAKQKLLTYIINLGQHVGENATKILSSITNVIAVMLTVPFVLFYLLKDGHRLLPFLLNFIPEKHEEEGKKILTDIDETLSTYIGGQMLIAFVNGILMYIGYLIIGLEYAFMLAVIVVITAVIPIIGPALGILPAILLALVTDPFLIIGILILLIIVQQLEGNFISPLIIGTKLSIHPLTVILLLLSAGVIYGFIGILLAVPVYSVLKVIVKNLYLFYRLRI from the coding sequence ATGTGGTTTAAGCACCCATTTTTTAAGTATGCAACCGGAGTTGCGTTAGTGTTATTTATTATTTACTTATTAGGAAAAAATCAATTTGCTATATTACCTGTTCTTGATTTTATTAGAATTCTACTTTTCCCGTTACTCATTGCCGGGTTCCTGTTCTATATTTTAAAGCCAGTTGTACGACTTCTCACAAAATTCAATTTTATCTCTCGGACATTAGCTATCTTAATCGTATTTTCCATTATGATTGGAGCTATAATGTTCGGAGGAATGACTCTAGGTGTAACAGTGGATGAGCAATTTAGTCAATTCTTAGAAAAAATTCCGACATTCATCGAAGAAAATGAAAAACAAACAAAACAGATAATTCAAGATAATAATTTCGGTCTATTTTCGTATGAACAGGCAAAGCAAAAGTTACTTACTTACATAATAAATCTCGGTCAGCATGTAGGTGAAAATGCCACTAAAATCTTATCCTCTATTACTAACGTAATAGCTGTCATGTTAACGGTTCCGTTTGTGCTTTTTTATCTCTTAAAAGACGGGCACCGCCTATTACCCTTTTTATTAAATTTCATTCCTGAAAAGCATGAAGAGGAAGGAAAGAAGATATTAACAGATATTGATGAAACACTATCCACATATATTGGGGGGCAAATGCTTATCGCATTTGTAAATGGTATTTTGATGTATATCGGTTATCTCATTATTGGATTAGAGTATGCATTTATGTTAGCAGTTATTGTTGTCATAACAGCTGTAATCCCTATTATTGGACCAGCATTAGGCATACTTCCGGCCATCTTGCTCGCTTTAGTGACAGATCCTTTCTTGATCATCGGAATTTTGATTCTATTAATTATTGTTCAACAACTAGAAGGGAATTTTATATCCCCACTTATAATCGGAACCAAACTTTCCATTCATCCATTGACCGTAATTTTATTACTACTTTCCGCAGGAGTTATTTATGGATTTATTGGTATCTTACTAGCCGTTCCGGTTTATTCTGTTTTAAAGGTAATCGTGAAAAATTTGTATCTGTTCTATCGACTTCGGATTTAA
- a CDS encoding helix-turn-helix transcriptional regulator, with translation MRKDWALKTTEEMKKIRNKAEEQLPEPELLVYTANFFKGLADETRLRIVALLWIEDLCMCEIVDALEGASSTISHHLKIMEKGEIIVSRREGKFTIYSVNKERVSQIIEFIN, from the coding sequence TTGCGGAAAGATTGGGCATTGAAAACAACGGAAGAAATGAAAAAAATACGTAATAAAGCGGAAGAACAGCTTCCTGAACCTGAATTGTTGGTTTATACAGCAAATTTTTTTAAAGGATTAGCCGATGAAACACGGCTAAGAATTGTTGCATTACTTTGGATAGAAGATTTATGCATGTGTGAGATTGTTGATGCCTTAGAAGGAGCTAGTTCTACTATAAGTCACCATTTGAAGATTATGGAAAAAGGCGAAATAATCGTATCAAGGCGAGAAGGAAAGTTTACGATATACAGTGTAAACAAAGAGAGAGTGTCGCAGATTATAGAGTTTATAAATTAA
- a CDS encoding thioredoxin family protein, giving the protein MVIKVLGSGCRNCVKLAENTEQALSELGREADIIKVTEMEDIMAYGIMSTPGLVIDEKVVSYGKVLKPKDIIKILEG; this is encoded by the coding sequence ATGGTTATAAAAGTCTTAGGATCTGGTTGTAGAAATTGTGTTAAGTTAGCAGAAAACACGGAGCAGGCTCTCTCTGAATTAGGACGTGAAGCAGACATCATAAAAGTAACTGAGATGGAAGATATCATGGCGTACGGCATTATGTCTACACCAGGGTTAGTTATTGATGAAAAAGTTGTGTCATATGGCAAGGTTTTAAAGCCAAAGGACATTATCAAAATACTAGAAGGATAA
- a CDS encoding SDR family NAD(P)-dependent oxidoreductase, with protein MHERERIVIITGANSGIGKAAATQFAQAGHTVIMACRNLKTSKVVQQEIIDTTNNTRVDLMELDVSSFQSINKFCDEFKQNYDKLDILIHNAAYFNHGERHRLSIDELELTFATNVFGPFYMTSLLVDDLKKSDDPRILHAGSNIIKHFFDPKKDINTNSLQGEWKGKRYRVYDMYCQSKMALMLLTFKMAEEYKDAQIKVNALQINGAKMSNETIKKVKPWWRPIARMQNLFFPPTSYMANNYYDICTSENYKNTTGVIFNDKLTIMEPAPNAPGLKQQIQQLFGSRFYPYYGENNEKRQEIWNLCKEVTMRA; from the coding sequence ATGCATGAAAGAGAACGAATTGTCATCATTACAGGAGCCAATTCTGGAATAGGGAAAGCTGCCGCCACTCAGTTTGCACAAGCTGGGCACACTGTCATCATGGCTTGTCGAAACTTGAAAACTAGTAAAGTTGTTCAACAAGAGATTATTGATACTACAAATAACACTCGTGTAGACCTTATGGAGCTTGATGTATCTTCATTTCAGTCTATTAATAAGTTCTGCGATGAGTTCAAACAGAACTATGACAAACTAGATATATTGATTCATAATGCCGCTTATTTCAATCATGGCGAGAGGCACAGATTAAGCATTGACGAGCTTGAATTGACTTTTGCAACGAATGTTTTCGGTCCTTTTTATATGACATCACTACTTGTAGATGATTTGAAAAAATCAGATGACCCGAGAATTCTTCATGCTGGCAGCAATATTATTAAACACTTCTTTGACCCTAAAAAGGATATTAATACAAACTCGTTACAAGGAGAATGGAAAGGAAAACGCTACCGAGTGTACGACATGTATTGTCAATCAAAAATGGCTCTCATGCTACTCACATTTAAGATGGCAGAAGAGTACAAAGACGCTCAAATTAAAGTAAATGCGCTACAAATAAATGGAGCGAAAATGTCAAATGAAACTATAAAAAAAGTAAAGCCTTGGTGGCGACCGATCGCAAGAATGCAAAATCTCTTTTTCCCACCTACATCTTATATGGCTAACAACTACTATGATATATGCACCTCAGAAAACTACAAAAATACTACTGGCGTTATTTTTAACGACAAGCTTACTATTATGGAACCAGCACCAAACGCGCCGGGTCTCAAGCAACAAATTCAACAACTATTCGGGTCTCGCTTTTATCCATACTATGGAGAAAACAACGAAAAACGACAAGAGATTTGGAACTTGTGTAAGGAAGTAACGATGCGAGCATAA
- a CDS encoding TetR/AcrR family transcriptional regulator, which produces MPPKKRFTKEQIVDAAFHIAKIDGLDSISIRKIAEKLGSSIAPIYVNFSDVDELKREVIKKVIVLSHAMIHEENSGDLFRDIGAASLRFAKEYNALFNDLIMKQNEYIHDYNDEIGNDLILLMRKSSDLKGFSDEELRMILSKMKIFQTGLSIMIANNILPSTVDEKESINLLESMAEDVILAAKYRKEKGI; this is translated from the coding sequence ATGCCTCCGAAGAAAAGATTCACAAAAGAACAGATTGTTGATGCTGCTTTTCATATCGCAAAAATTGATGGACTTGATAGCATATCTATTCGAAAAATTGCTGAAAAACTGGGTAGTTCTATCGCTCCCATTTACGTCAATTTTAGTGATGTCGATGAATTGAAACGTGAAGTTATTAAGAAGGTTATCGTGCTTAGTCATGCTATGATACACGAAGAAAATTCAGGTGATCTCTTTCGTGATATTGGTGCAGCAAGTCTTCGTTTCGCGAAAGAGTACAATGCTCTCTTCAATGATTTAATAATGAAACAAAACGAATATATACATGACTATAACGATGAAATAGGCAATGACCTTATTTTACTTATGAGAAAGAGTTCAGACCTCAAAGGATTTTCTGACGAGGAGTTAAGGATGATCTTATCGAAAATGAAAATCTTTCAAACAGGTCTCTCCATTATGATTGCTAACAACATTTTACCAAGTACTGTTGATGAAAAAGAGAGCATTAATCTTCTTGAAAGTATGGCGGAGGATGTCATTTTAGCAGCTAAGTATCGAAAGGAAAAAGGAATCTAA
- a CDS encoding flavodoxin, producing MAKIIIAFASMSGNTEEIADLLKESMGPFNHQIDMMEIEHMEVEDLLPYDGILIGSYTWGDGDLPYETEDFYEDLLTLDLTGKRAAVFGSGDRAYPKFCAAVDLFEDRLKECNADIIQNGLKVEFTPDTPAEIDRCVDFVVSFASQIEV from the coding sequence ATGGCTAAAATCATTATCGCTTTTGCAAGTATGTCTGGTAATACGGAAGAAATTGCAGATTTATTAAAGGAAAGTATGGGGCCTTTTAATCACCAAATAGATATGATGGAAATAGAACATATGGAAGTGGAGGATCTTCTTCCATATGATGGAATTTTAATTGGATCTTATACATGGGGAGATGGAGACCTACCATATGAGACGGAGGATTTTTATGAAGACCTTCTAACTCTGGATTTAACGGGTAAAAGGGCGGCTGTGTTTGGTTCAGGTGACAGAGCCTATCCTAAATTTTGTGCTGCAGTAGATTTATTCGAAGATAGGTTAAAGGAATGTAATGCAGACATTATTCAGAACGGACTTAAAGTAGAGTTCACACCAGATACGCCAGCAGAGATTGATAGATGTGTAGATTTTGTTGTTAGTTTCGCTAGTCAAATAGAAGTGTAA
- a CDS encoding MerR family transcriptional regulator — MYQIGLFSKMNRITTKTLRYYDEIGILKPECIDDFTGYRYYSSSQLARLNTIISLKQMGFSLGDIKELVDNESMMEEILLKKENELCDMIKDANEQLLKIKSCIKAIKGGSSMKYNPVIKSLPEVIVASMRFIAKSYDEYFDVIPKMGEEMVKAGAVCASPEYCFNVYHDQEYKDKDIDVEVCEAVVDYCQDTDMVKYKKINKVEQALCVVHKGSYHTLRDAYNFAFEWMKDNGYNLVGEPRERYIDGIWNKENEEDWLTELQIPISTK, encoded by the coding sequence ATGTACCAAATTGGGTTGTTTTCAAAAATGAATCGGATTACAACGAAAACGTTGCGGTATTACGATGAGATCGGCATTTTAAAACCAGAGTGTATAGATGATTTTACAGGCTATCGATATTATTCAAGTTCACAACTCGCTAGGTTAAATACAATCATTAGCTTAAAACAAATGGGATTTAGCTTAGGTGACATTAAGGAGCTAGTTGACAATGAATCGATGATGGAAGAGATTTTATTGAAAAAGGAAAATGAATTATGTGACATGATTAAAGACGCGAATGAACAATTGCTAAAAATTAAGAGCTGTATAAAAGCAATCAAAGGAGGAAGTTCCATGAAATATAACCCTGTTATTAAAAGCCTGCCGGAAGTAATTGTAGCTTCAATGAGGTTTATAGCCAAAAGCTATGATGAATATTTTGACGTCATCCCCAAAATGGGAGAAGAGATGGTTAAAGCGGGTGCTGTTTGTGCATCACCAGAATACTGCTTTAATGTGTATCATGATCAAGAATACAAAGACAAAGATATTGATGTAGAAGTTTGTGAGGCGGTCGTTGACTATTGTCAGGACACAGACATGGTCAAATATAAAAAGATTAATAAAGTAGAACAAGCATTGTGTGTCGTTCATAAAGGAAGTTATCATACTCTCCGAGATGCATATAACTTTGCTTTCGAGTGGATGAAAGACAATGGGTACAATTTAGTAGGGGAACCGAGAGAACGGTATATTGATGGTATTTGGAATAAAGAAAATGAAGAGGATTGGTTGACGGAGCTACAAATTCCGATTAGTACGAAATAA
- a CDS encoding FeoB-associated Cys-rich membrane protein, which produces MLINILLWSLLIGYSIWTLVRFFKASKQGKCAGCSIKNSCNTKCN; this is translated from the coding sequence ATGCTTATTAACATTCTCCTTTGGTCTTTGTTAATTGGATATTCCATCTGGACGCTCGTGCGATTTTTCAAAGCTAGCAAACAAGGCAAGTGCGCAGGTTGTTCTATTAAAAATTCTTGTAATACTAAGTGTAACTAG